The Echeneis naucrates chromosome 10, fEcheNa1.1, whole genome shotgun sequence genome has a window encoding:
- the tbc1d10c gene encoding ecotropic viral integration site 5 ortholog — protein MLSLSSPAQKNLSEEESSGSDVGSEVGLEPETDRFGFILTNGSTAGSVGPSPELVRQRETKWINIILQWDRMLLKKTSKVKLQCQKGIPASLRAKGWPLLCAATERMKVNENLYKSLDSQPALPNWVDVIERDLDRQFPFHEMFLSKDGHGQRGLFRVLKAYTQYQPEEGYCQAQGPVAAVLLMNMPAEEAFWCLVQISEQYLPGYYSPSLEGVLFDAGMLTWVLKRTCPAAHKHLQHHGVEPLMFATDWLMCLFTRHLPFNTLLRVWDLFFCYGVRVLLQVAVVLVRRVLGRADQRKQCQGQMETLEKLRGVREQVQEGDDAFIAEVCSLPLSSRELERQTEKELEKWRKERPSSSFDPRRRCHGFQMAWARAQHNKEERDRKERQKGNLSVPLSRSASTLSLSPSLLHKRLRKGGKANTGDWEGGSKVVRHLSMGAREECRNWNQFNFKRVQSVKEEDSEEHIKPRDSKPTAQTEENAPLEEPEKMDKSQNTPTPTEQTEETVTAKEQMEQVETNVTENEESQPCEIKDDEVISEQTEETNEETEPGPANDETTENDVQPTGQGDELDSDNSLVLQQQPDKGQDQETEVRETREDEEKQVSEREHSAPVGENQEERQTNTDADTHPHEEIQVSGDSAEEQMIQADMKPEEETGSMYEQQTQMDLVTEVSETRAETNSNIEEATLTDPDPTMETETQEDVIDETHESPHNDALELNSVEIFAVTEITEERGIQTETATEEKVEENTATTGQLQTIIIQTDSETDVDTKTEAVTAIETLILSSTEYIQQEDIDVAAYTVEETPIPVADDTVIESSKTVDHCSETECDAVATEPPQEKEEIIFREHIEAPLLDDGPREAEETLTETQMNAETPNSVALSDEEASKQIEVVNLIKEPERKSSLPEMSVSEEPASEEPAVTVGLSKEEERAGNVPQNTAEDDVFIRTPNMTDNLNTDSNPNVQNTDDSPAERNNSSLTKAIGHRSNRSSGDFCVRRSSSTRDSRSARRLSEDLFSVPQKTGQSQPISNQPDVKHSESLSNAAAANPIQTPTDVIQISKLTSLLSTEVTEETEEEKESPADSKHFGLFRRLRGQKPKKQKEKKAQKMQVPKILIQDFSDGTTTGIMVENEGAENLSSRERRRRRRESERREKEEERLKKKKEKEMEKGREREKRKPQTRGKSFQVQKQSDEFPQSTETGSKTVQYSTYAESYF, from the exons AAGTGTGGGTCCATCCCCTGAGCTGGTCAGACAGAGGGAGACCAAGTGGATCAACATCATTCTCCAATGGGATCGGATGTTGTTGAAGAAAACCAGCAAA GTCAAGCTGCAATGTCAGAAAGGCATCCCTGCCTCACTCAGAGCAAAGGGCTGGCCCCTGCTGTGTGCAGCCACTGAGAGgatgaaagtaaatgaaaaccTCTACAAG tctCTAGATTCGCAGCCTGCTCTGCCGAACTGGGTGGATGTGATTGAAAGAGACCTGGATCGACAGTTCCcctttcatgaaatgtttctcTCCAAAGATGGACATGG GCAGCGTGGTTTGTTCCGGGTGTTGAAAGCCTACACCCAGTATCAACCAGAGGAAGGTTACTGCCAGGCACAGGGGCCTGtggctgcagtgctgctgatgAACATGCCTGCAGAG GAGGCCTTCTGGTGTTTGGTGCAGATCAGTGAGCAGTACCTGCCAGGATACTACAGTCCTTCGCTG GAGGGAGTCCTGTTTGATGCAGGCATGCTGACGTGGGTCTTGAAAAGGACATGTCCAGCTGCACACAAGCACTTGCAACATCACGGAGTGGAGCCTCTCATGTTCGCCACTGACTGGCTGATGTGCCTGTTCACACGCCACCTACCATTTAACACTCTGCTCAGAGTCTGGGATCTGTTTTTCTGCTATG GGGTGCGGGTGCTGCTTCAAGTGGCAGTGGTGCTGGTCCGTCGGGTGCTAGGTCGTGCGGATCAGAGGAAGCAGTGTCAGGGCCAGATGGAGACTCTGGAGAAGCTGAGGGGCGTCAGGGAGCAGGTCCAAGAAGGAGATGACGCCTTTATAGCAGAG GTGTGCTCCCTGCCGCTGTCAagcagagagctggagagacagacagagaaagagctggaaaaatggaggaaagaaagaccATCATCCAGCTTTGACCCAAGACGTCGCTGCCATGGATTTCAGATGGCATGGGCAAGGGCTCAACATAATAAGGAAGAGCGGGACaggaaagagaggcagaaagggaACCTGTCTGTCCCCCTTTCTCGCTCAGCTTCCACTCTTTCACTGTCTCCTTCACTCCTTCACAAGAGGTTGCGGAAAGGGGGAAAAGCTAACACAGGAGACTGGGAAGGTGGCAGTAAAGTTGTGCGGCATCTTTCAATGGGAGCAAGGGAAGAGTGTAGAAACTGGAATCAGTTCAATTTTAAAAGGGTACAGAGTGTTAAGGAGGAGGACAGCGAGGAACACATAAAACCAAGAGACTCAAAACCAACAGCACAAACTGAAGAGAATGCACCTTTAGAGGAACCTGAAAAGATGGACAAAAGccaaaacacaccaacaccaacagAGCAAACAGAAGAAACGGTGACGGCCAAAGAACAGATGGAACAAGTTGAAACTAATGTCACTGAAAATGAGGAAAGCCAACCCTGTGAGATAAAGGACGACGAAGTTATTTcagagcagacagaagaaacCAATGAAGAAACAGAGCCAGGACCTGCCAACGATGAGACGACTGAAAATGATGTTCAGCCCACTGGTCAGGGAGACGAGCTAGACTCTGACAACTCACTAGTCCTGCAGCAACAACCTGACAAAGGCCAGGATCAGGAAACTGAGGTGAGAGAAACAAGGGAGGACGAGGAAAAACAAGTGTCTGAAAGGGAACATTCAGCCCCCGTGGGGGAAAatcaggaagagagacagacaaatactgatgcagacacacacccacatgaaGAAATTCAAGTAAGCGGAGACTCTGCTGAAGAACAGATGATTCAGGCTGACATGAaaccagaggaggagacaggaagtaTGTATGAGCAACAGACACAGATGGACCTAGTCACTGAAGTTTCAGAAACAAGAGCTGAGACAAACAGCAACATCGAAGAGGCAACTTTGACAGACCCTGATCCAACAATGGAGACAGAGACTCAAGAAGATGTCATCGACGAGACACACGAAAGCCCACACAATGACGCACTTGAACTGAATAGTGTTGAGATATTCGCAGTGACTGAAATCACAGAAGAGCGTGGCatccaaacagaaacagcaactGAAGAAAAGGTGGAGgaaaacacagccacaacagGTCAATTACAGACCATAATAATACAGACAGACTCAGAAACAGACGTAGATACCAAGACAGAGGCTGTAACCGCAATAGAAACATTAATCTTGTCTTCAACTGAATACATCCAACAGGAAGACATTGATGTAGCGGCATACACAGTGGAGGAAACGCCAATACCAGTTGCAGATGACACTGTGATAGAGTCAAGTAAAACTGTTGATCATTGTTCAGAGACAGAGTGTGATGCAGTGGCAACTGAACCCccacaggaaaaagaagaaatcattttCAGGGAGCACATAGAGGCACCTCTTCTTGACGATGGTccgagagaggcagaggaaacaTTAACTGAAACTCAGATGAATGCAGAGACTCCCAACTCTGTAGCACTTTCAGACGAGGAGGCCTCAAAACAGATCGAAGTAGTGAATCTCATCAAAGAGCCTGAAAGGAAATCAAGTCTACCAGAAATGAGTGTGTCAGAGGAACCTGCATCTGAAGAACCAGCAGTCACTGTGGGTCTttcaaaggaagaggaaagggcAGGAAATGTTCCCCAAAACACTGCAGAAGATGATGTTTTCATACGTACTCCTAACATGACAGATAATCTAAATACTGACAGCAACCCAAATGTCCAAAACACAGACGATTCTCCAGCTgagagaaacaacagcagcctgACAAAAGCTATTGGCCACCGGAGTAACCGGTCCTCTGGTGATTTCTGTGTCCGTAGATCTTCGAGCACCCGCGATTCTAGGTCAGCACGTAGGCTCTCTGAAGATCTCTTCAGTGTCCCACAGAAAACTGGCCAATCACAACCTATCTCTAACCAGCCAGATGTTAAACACAGTGAATCACTGTCCAATGCTGCAGCTGCAAACCCAATTCAAACACCTACTGATGTGATTCAGATTTCAAAACTCACCTCATTACTGAGTACAGAagtgacagaggaaacagaagaggagaaagaatcGCCTGCTGACTCCAAACATTTTGGTCTGTTTCGTAGACTAAGAGGACAGAAgccaaaaaagcaaaaggaaaagaaggcaCAGAAAATGCAAGTCCCCAAAATATTGATCCAGGACTTCAGTGATGGAACTACAACAGGTATAATGGTTGAGAATGAGGGTGCAGAGAATCTTAGCTCTcgggagaggaggaggcggcggagggagagtgagagacgggaaaaagaggaagagagattgaagaagaagaaagaaaaggagatggagaagggGAGGGAGCGAGAGAAGAGGAAACCTCAGACAAGGGGGAAAAGTTTTCAAGTCCAGAAGCAGTCAGATGAATTCCCTCAATCTACAGAGACCGGCTCAAAGACAGTTCAATATTCTACTTATGCAGAATCTTACTTTTGA